The proteins below are encoded in one region of Telopea speciosissima isolate NSW1024214 ecotype Mountain lineage chromosome 10, Tspe_v1, whole genome shotgun sequence:
- the LOC122643968 gene encoding uncharacterized protein LOC122643968 isoform X1, whose translation MASPGFRQPQFSEDIAWLPAWIQPHHMQPLDGDNGPQTPEQACKDSVFLQVSASEGKDEILFAKGDIRYNSFHLFLSGDDCSPIGLTPTTENLPHFHLHLSSDGISENIQSPAAYILLSEKHESNNNLPQHILPETEVVLDDQACHYKIDDITCIKNLIPSISKARMSQTSKLQSCTKGSRNEGRKDEKKFNARQLRNADIKDAVEHSIAASEALVISELVESGSPSEILPAATVLEVALQVKQARNHLCLDGVDEASICSTENVDETDLLLDLDDDYMADAFNDVGLSSMKVVGASDDMCGCSSVIKQATSSARLFSYVLETPISENNYTCNSEVQRIEVPQEVDFNGISRQKFEDTLPVDLRGSKNSPLESPGDALGKYHYHNPPLGPSSILSIHRDLDLSVAIQGVDHDIADIDSSQDLKSGKLGTGNEILDVVPDRFRSRWLGGWTGKDNDASMNLERNKLTKICKPFVGETSFLSESADVAPDESSCVQKLEIAPCVASFSSIPFEEMCNTVNEGTVLSQDLVRSSSLSLVDPLCSIVPCSISSEQADVILAQDKEDGGAKTGKCSNPTSGTGLGNSQRTPEPNVEHVEFAYQEGLISKVNSEGFRDTGSRRLTSLKTYSMVVPVQNVSSINENIYSKKSFSLEGVMGFPTSEENVDCLKYHNDESTPLLPSKPKTKHTGDDIRDPANVKLIKETAGERGDSNEITNEVRHEITNDGLDLQVHPQEARGSPIILNYGCHCRLQASKFITRNIAGEVNFERVSIPEWTEPHNLVGSGDQSNFTPILHTKPHEGQGLTRKRVRFFEAEVEFQRSKSSPKLQSGNRNRSINRAGKRWNGSIARFDAKAREKNKHFTDIHIKFGRRIIFHGLEFLLTGFSSQKEKELEMLIRNHGGVVLSDIPLPCLNLRRNRRARCKLQQLPVVLSPKKLQTTKFLYGCAVNAFLLKTRWLTDSVKTGSILRPDKYMILPHQANARSKRIGQPIYGNNITYIFDKMGIMLHGKHSFCTKLEKIVKHGGGQIFKTLQWLVQSLKTGKNSVGAIVAEDEGKASRHLRHCALEEKLPMVPASWLIKSLHLGKLLPFTEIDQSSALSTTKIPDYRTTLEFSEEI comes from the exons TTTTCATTTGCACCTTTCCTCGGATGGTATTTCAGAAAACATCCAAAGTCCCGCTGCTTATATACTTCTGTCAGAGAAGCATGAATCAAACAATAACTTGCCTCAGCATATACTTCCTGAAACTGAAGTTGTTCTAGATGACCAAGCATGCCATTACAAAATAGATGATATCACTTGCATAAAAAATTTGATTCCCTCAATATCCAAGGCGAGGATGTCCCAGACTTCCAAACTTCAATCCTGCACCAAAGGTAGCAGGAATGAGGGGAGAAAAGACGAGAAAAAGTTTAATGCTAGACAGCTTAGAAATGCTGATATTAAAGACGCAGTTGAACACTCTATTGCAGCATCTGAAGCATTGGTTATATCAGAATTGGTTGAGAGTGGCTCACCTTCAGAAATTCTACCAGCTGCTACAGTACTTGAAGTTGCACTTCAGGTAAAACAAGCTCGGAACCACTTGTGCCTGGATGGGGTAGATGAGGCCTCTATTTGCTCAACTGAAAATGTTGATGAAACTGATCTGCTTTTGGACTTGGATGATGACTATATGGCGGATGCATTCAATGATGTAGGCTTATCATCTATGAAAGTTGTAGGTGCTTCTGATGATATGTGTGGCTGCAGTTCAGTTATAAAACAGGCGACCAGCTCAGCTAGATTGTTTTCTTATGTTCTAGAGACACCGATCTCAGAAAATAATTATACATGTAATTCTGAAGTCCAGAGGATAGAGGTTCCTCAAGAAGTTGATTTCAATGGCATTTCTAGACAGAAATTTGAAGACACTTTACCTGTGGATTTAAGAGGATCAAAGAATTCACCATTGGAATCCCCTGGTGATGCATTGGGGAAGTATCATTATCACAACCCTCCTTTGGGACCTTCAAGCATTCTGTCAATCCATAGAGATTTAGATCTTTCCGTTGCAATCCAG GGAGTCGACCATGATATTGCTGATATAGACTCATCTCAGGATCTGAAGTCAGGAAAACTTG GAACTGGAAACGAAATACTTGATGTAGTACCTGACAGATTCAGAAGCCGCTGGTTAGGGGGTTGGACTGGGAAG GATAATGATGCGTCTATGAACTTGGAGAGGAATAAACTGACAAAAATATGTAAACCCTTCGTTGGGGAAACCAGCTTTTTGTCTGAATCTGCCGATGTTGCCCCAGATGAGAGTTCTTGTGTGCAGAAGCTGGAAATAGCTCCCTGCGTAGCTTCATTTTCAAGCATACCTTTTGAAGAAATGTGTAACACAGTGAATGAAGGAACAGTACTTTCTCAAGATCTTGTGAGATCTTCTAGTTTGTCCTTGGTGGATCCTCTTTGTTCGATTGTTCCATGCAGTATATCTTCAGAACAGGCTGATGTTATTCTAGCTCAAGATAAGGAAGATGGAGGAGCGAAAACTGGAAAGTGCTCGAATCCCACATCAGGAACTGGGTTGGGGAATTCACAAAGGACACCCGAGCCAAATGTTGAGCATGTTGAGTTTGCATACCAAGAAGGGCTTATATCCAAAGTAAACAGTGAAGGTTTCCGGGATACAGGTTCTAGGAGGTTGACCTCTCTCAAAACTTATAGCATGGTAGTGCCTGTTCAGAATGTCAGTTCAATAAATGAGAATATTTATAGTAAGAAGTCATTCTCACTAGAAGGCGTCATGGGGTTTCCTACCTCTGAGGAGAATGTAGATTGCCTCAAATATCATAATGATGAATCCACTCCACTCCTACCTTCAAAACCAAAAACTAAACATACTGGGGATGATATTAGGGATCCTGCCAATGTGAAGCTAATCAAGGAAACTGCAGGTGAAAGAGGAGACAGTAATGAGATTACAAATGAAGTCAGACATGAGATTACAAATGATGGACTGGACTTGCAGGTTCACCCGCAAGAGGCTAGGGGCTCACctattattttaaattatggaTGTCACTGTCGCCTACAAGCTTCCAAATTTATCACAAGAaatatcgctggagaagtgaATTTCGAAAGGGTTTCAATACCAGAATGGACAGAACCACATAATTTAGTTGGCAGTGGAGATCAAAGTAATTTTACACCAATACTACATACCAAACCTCACGAAGGTCAAGGTTTAACAAGGAAGAGAGTTCGGTTCTTCGAAGCTGAAGTTGAGTTTCAACGAAGCAAAAGCAGTCCAAAGTTACAATCTGGAAACCGGAACC GATCGATTAACAGAGCCGGTAAAAGGTGGAATGGTTCCATCGCCCGATTTGACGCCAAGGCTCGAGAGAAAAATAAACACTTTACAGATATCCATATCAAATTTGGAAGGAGAATTATATTTCATGGATTAGAATTTCTGCTGACTGGTTTTTCTAGTCAAAAGGAAAAGGAACTTGAAATGTTGATTAGGAACCATGGAGGTGTTGTTCTCTCTGATATTCCTCTACCTTGCCTGAACTTAAGGAGAAACAGAAGAGCAAGATGTAAGCTTCAACAGCTTCCCGTTGTGCTGTCGCCTAAGAAG TTGCAAACGACCAAGTTCTTGTATGGCTGTGCGGTAAATGCCTTCCTGCTAAAAACTAGATGGCTTACTGATTCAGTTAAAACGGGTTCCATATTACGCCCTGACAA GTACATGATTCTACCACATCAAGCCAATGCAAGGAGCAAGAGAATTGGTCAGCCAATCTATGGGAACAACATTACCTACATATTTGACAAAATGGGGATTATGCTCCATGGAAAGCACAGTTTCTGCACCAAACTGGAAAAGATTGTGAAG CATGGGGGTGGACAGATTTTCAAAACTCTCCAGTGGTTGGTCCAGAGTTTGAAGACTGGAAAAAATTCTGTTGGGGCAATTGTTGCTGAGGATGAGGGAAAGGCATCTCGTCACTTGAGACACTGTGCATTGGAGGAAAAGCTACCTATGGTG CCAGCAAGCTGGTTAATAAAAAGCTTACATTTGGGGAAGTTGCTTCCTTTCACGGAGATTGACCAATCTTCTGCTTTGTCTACTACTAAGATTCCGGACTATCGCACTACACTGGAGTTCAGTGAAGAAATCTGA
- the LOC122643968 gene encoding uncharacterized protein LOC122643968 isoform X2, whose amino-acid sequence MASPGFRQPQFSEDIAWLPAWIQPHHMQPLDGDNGPQTPEQACKDSVFLQVSASEGKDEILFAKGDIRYNSFHLFLSGDDCSPIGLTPTTENLPHFHLHLSSDGISENIQSPAAYILLSEKHESNNNLPQHILPETEVVLDDQACHYKIDDITCIKNLIPSISKARMSQTSKLQSCTKGSRNEGRKDEKKFNARQLRNADIKDAVEHSIAASEALVISELVESGSPSEILPAATVLEVALQKFEDTLPVDLRGSKNSPLESPGDALGKYHYHNPPLGPSSILSIHRDLDLSVAIQGVDHDIADIDSSQDLKSGKLGTGNEILDVVPDRFRSRWLGGWTGKDNDASMNLERNKLTKICKPFVGETSFLSESADVAPDESSCVQKLEIAPCVASFSSIPFEEMCNTVNEGTVLSQDLVRSSSLSLVDPLCSIVPCSISSEQADVILAQDKEDGGAKTGKCSNPTSGTGLGNSQRTPEPNVEHVEFAYQEGLISKVNSEGFRDTGSRRLTSLKTYSMVVPVQNVSSINENIYSKKSFSLEGVMGFPTSEENVDCLKYHNDESTPLLPSKPKTKHTGDDIRDPANVKLIKETAGERGDSNEITNEVRHEITNDGLDLQVHPQEARGSPIILNYGCHCRLQASKFITRNIAGEVNFERVSIPEWTEPHNLVGSGDQSNFTPILHTKPHEGQGLTRKRVRFFEAEVEFQRSKSSPKLQSGNRNRSINRAGKRWNGSIARFDAKAREKNKHFTDIHIKFGRRIIFHGLEFLLTGFSSQKEKELEMLIRNHGGVVLSDIPLPCLNLRRNRRARCKLQQLPVVLSPKKLQTTKFLYGCAVNAFLLKTRWLTDSVKTGSILRPDKYMILPHQANARSKRIGQPIYGNNITYIFDKMGIMLHGKHSFCTKLEKIVKHGGGQIFKTLQWLVQSLKTGKNSVGAIVAEDEGKASRHLRHCALEEKLPMVPASWLIKSLHLGKLLPFTEIDQSSALSTTKIPDYRTTLEFSEEI is encoded by the exons TTTTCATTTGCACCTTTCCTCGGATGGTATTTCAGAAAACATCCAAAGTCCCGCTGCTTATATACTTCTGTCAGAGAAGCATGAATCAAACAATAACTTGCCTCAGCATATACTTCCTGAAACTGAAGTTGTTCTAGATGACCAAGCATGCCATTACAAAATAGATGATATCACTTGCATAAAAAATTTGATTCCCTCAATATCCAAGGCGAGGATGTCCCAGACTTCCAAACTTCAATCCTGCACCAAAGGTAGCAGGAATGAGGGGAGAAAAGACGAGAAAAAGTTTAATGCTAGACAGCTTAGAAATGCTGATATTAAAGACGCAGTTGAACACTCTATTGCAGCATCTGAAGCATTGGTTATATCAGAATTGGTTGAGAGTGGCTCACCTTCAGAAATTCTACCAGCTGCTACAGTACTTGAAGTTGCACTTCAG AAATTTGAAGACACTTTACCTGTGGATTTAAGAGGATCAAAGAATTCACCATTGGAATCCCCTGGTGATGCATTGGGGAAGTATCATTATCACAACCCTCCTTTGGGACCTTCAAGCATTCTGTCAATCCATAGAGATTTAGATCTTTCCGTTGCAATCCAG GGAGTCGACCATGATATTGCTGATATAGACTCATCTCAGGATCTGAAGTCAGGAAAACTTG GAACTGGAAACGAAATACTTGATGTAGTACCTGACAGATTCAGAAGCCGCTGGTTAGGGGGTTGGACTGGGAAG GATAATGATGCGTCTATGAACTTGGAGAGGAATAAACTGACAAAAATATGTAAACCCTTCGTTGGGGAAACCAGCTTTTTGTCTGAATCTGCCGATGTTGCCCCAGATGAGAGTTCTTGTGTGCAGAAGCTGGAAATAGCTCCCTGCGTAGCTTCATTTTCAAGCATACCTTTTGAAGAAATGTGTAACACAGTGAATGAAGGAACAGTACTTTCTCAAGATCTTGTGAGATCTTCTAGTTTGTCCTTGGTGGATCCTCTTTGTTCGATTGTTCCATGCAGTATATCTTCAGAACAGGCTGATGTTATTCTAGCTCAAGATAAGGAAGATGGAGGAGCGAAAACTGGAAAGTGCTCGAATCCCACATCAGGAACTGGGTTGGGGAATTCACAAAGGACACCCGAGCCAAATGTTGAGCATGTTGAGTTTGCATACCAAGAAGGGCTTATATCCAAAGTAAACAGTGAAGGTTTCCGGGATACAGGTTCTAGGAGGTTGACCTCTCTCAAAACTTATAGCATGGTAGTGCCTGTTCAGAATGTCAGTTCAATAAATGAGAATATTTATAGTAAGAAGTCATTCTCACTAGAAGGCGTCATGGGGTTTCCTACCTCTGAGGAGAATGTAGATTGCCTCAAATATCATAATGATGAATCCACTCCACTCCTACCTTCAAAACCAAAAACTAAACATACTGGGGATGATATTAGGGATCCTGCCAATGTGAAGCTAATCAAGGAAACTGCAGGTGAAAGAGGAGACAGTAATGAGATTACAAATGAAGTCAGACATGAGATTACAAATGATGGACTGGACTTGCAGGTTCACCCGCAAGAGGCTAGGGGCTCACctattattttaaattatggaTGTCACTGTCGCCTACAAGCTTCCAAATTTATCACAAGAaatatcgctggagaagtgaATTTCGAAAGGGTTTCAATACCAGAATGGACAGAACCACATAATTTAGTTGGCAGTGGAGATCAAAGTAATTTTACACCAATACTACATACCAAACCTCACGAAGGTCAAGGTTTAACAAGGAAGAGAGTTCGGTTCTTCGAAGCTGAAGTTGAGTTTCAACGAAGCAAAAGCAGTCCAAAGTTACAATCTGGAAACCGGAACC GATCGATTAACAGAGCCGGTAAAAGGTGGAATGGTTCCATCGCCCGATTTGACGCCAAGGCTCGAGAGAAAAATAAACACTTTACAGATATCCATATCAAATTTGGAAGGAGAATTATATTTCATGGATTAGAATTTCTGCTGACTGGTTTTTCTAGTCAAAAGGAAAAGGAACTTGAAATGTTGATTAGGAACCATGGAGGTGTTGTTCTCTCTGATATTCCTCTACCTTGCCTGAACTTAAGGAGAAACAGAAGAGCAAGATGTAAGCTTCAACAGCTTCCCGTTGTGCTGTCGCCTAAGAAG TTGCAAACGACCAAGTTCTTGTATGGCTGTGCGGTAAATGCCTTCCTGCTAAAAACTAGATGGCTTACTGATTCAGTTAAAACGGGTTCCATATTACGCCCTGACAA GTACATGATTCTACCACATCAAGCCAATGCAAGGAGCAAGAGAATTGGTCAGCCAATCTATGGGAACAACATTACCTACATATTTGACAAAATGGGGATTATGCTCCATGGAAAGCACAGTTTCTGCACCAAACTGGAAAAGATTGTGAAG CATGGGGGTGGACAGATTTTCAAAACTCTCCAGTGGTTGGTCCAGAGTTTGAAGACTGGAAAAAATTCTGTTGGGGCAATTGTTGCTGAGGATGAGGGAAAGGCATCTCGTCACTTGAGACACTGTGCATTGGAGGAAAAGCTACCTATGGTG CCAGCAAGCTGGTTAATAAAAAGCTTACATTTGGGGAAGTTGCTTCCTTTCACGGAGATTGACCAATCTTCTGCTTTGTCTACTACTAAGATTCCGGACTATCGCACTACACTGGAGTTCAGTGAAGAAATCTGA
- the LOC122643244 gene encoding beta-glucosidase 24-like produces MNALPFDGVNSINRQSFPSDFYFGSASSAYQYEGAWNVDGKGPNIWDTLTHEHPDAIADKSNADVTVDFYHRYPEDVRTMENLGMTAFKFSISWSRILPKGTLSGGINLEGIKFYSDLIDELKSYGLEPFATLFHWDTPQALEDAYGSFLNSRIVNDFRDYADVCFQYFGDRVKNWMTLNEPYSFAVYGYGDGTYAPARCSTWLGCSEGDSSTEPYIVTHNQLLAHAAAVDVYRRKYKAYQKGMIGMALNFFFTVPYSSHVEDIDATQRSADFKFGWFMDPITNGDYPEIMKELVGERLPKFNATESAMLNGSFDFLGLNYYTTSYAFNVPPADPNYLSYQTDACANTTGFRNGTAIGTLTASPWLYVYPMAMEQVLNYIKGKYNNPLIYITENGVSQEKVPLLESLNDTNRIVYIKTHLYYLHRAIREGVNVKGYFVWSLLDNFEWNYGYTTPFGIYYVNLEMNSRNLTRIPKKSAKWLQSFLKMDIKLPVSSM; encoded by the exons ATGAATGCATTACCATTCGATGGTGTCAATTCCATCAACCGGCAAAGTTTTCCATcggatttttattttggttccGCATCATCTGCTTACCAA TATGAAGGTGCATGGAATGTAGATGGTAAAGGCCCAAACATCTGGGACACTTTAACTCATGAGCATCCAG ATGCCATAGCAGATAAGTCAAATGCAGATGTTACCGTGGATTTCTATCACCGTTATCCG GAGGATGTCCGCACAATGGAGAATTTGGGGATGACCGCTTTCAAGTTCTCAATCTCGTGGTCTAGAATATTACCTA aaGGCACACTAAGCGGGGGAATAAACCTTGAAGGCATCAAATTTTATAGTGACCTTATTGATGAGCTTAAGAGCTATG GTCTTGAGCCCTTTGCAACTTTATTTCACTGGGATACTCCCCAAGCCCTTGAAGATGCTTACGGGAGTTTCTTAAACTCTAGAATCGT GAATGATTTTCGAGACTATGCAGATGTGTGCTTTCAGTACTTTGGTGACCGAGTGAAGAACTGGATGACCTTGAACGAGCCATATTCCTTTGCGGTGTATGGATATGGCGATGGAACCTATGCGCCAGCCCGATGTTCTACTTGGTTGGGTTGCAGTGAAGGGGATTCATCGACAGAGCCATATATTGTGACCCATAATCAGCTCCTTGCTCATGCAGCAGCAGTTGATGTGTATAGGCGAAAATATAAG GCATATCAAAAAGGCATGATTGGAATggcattaaattttttttttacggtGCCTTACTCCTCACACGTGGAAGACATTGATGCCACCCAACGATCTGCTGATTTTAAGTTTGGATG GTTTATGGACCCAATAACCAATGGCGATTATCCAGAAATTATGAAAGAACTTGTGGGAGAACGGCTGCCGAAATTTAATGCAACAGAATCAGCGATGTTAAATGGGTCTTTTGACTTCCTGGGATTAAATTACTATACTACCTCTTATGCTTTCAATGTTCCTCCAGCCGACCCCAACTATCTAAGCTATCAAACTGATGCTTGCGCCAATACCACCG GTTTTCGAAATGGCACTGCAATTGGTACACTG ACTGCTTCACCGTGGCTCTATGTATATCCAATGGCCATGGaacaagttttaaattacataaaaGGGAAATACAACAATCCTCTTATTTACATCACCGAGAATG GAGTTTCCCAAGAGAAAGTCCCACTATTGGAGTCCCTCAATGACACCAACAGAATTGTATACATCAAAACTCATCTATATTACCTTCACAGAGCCATCAG GGAGGGTGTGAATGTGAAAGGATACTTCGTATGGTCTTTGCTTGACAACTTTGAGTGGAACTATGGCTACACAACCCCGTTTGGAATTTACTACGTGAATTTAGAGATGAACTCTAGGAACTTGACGCGGATCCCAAAGAAATCAGCTAAGTGGTTGCAAAGCTTCCTAAAAATGGATATAAAGCTTCCTGTGTCTTCTATGTAG